One window of Gemmatimonadaceae bacterium genomic DNA carries:
- a CDS encoding transposase, which yields MGHEAPAALGVYKPRRPQASPLFRLVSEHVHRLQTVYDERFAREYGPWRPVVGQVADKFLACGVLEHGFARIRCDDCTHEYLLAFSCKCRYFCPSCHAKRLAIWEQWLDTTLLAPVPHRQVVLTIPKRLRAYCLYRRRLLGEIARVAARTLTAAIRTLTGERDLAVEIAVGIVACLQTHGSRANWHPHLHLLVTDGGFRPDGTFVSWPVHDTARLTEAFRRAVLRLFVRLELFDEDQAAGMLTWPHSGFHVHTAVWIPEDDRAFATRLARYCARNPVALERLTYDRAAKVVTYRSDKSEGPTAGTETADPLEFLARLLTHIPDKGQVTTRYYGWYANRPRGMRRLAEPAPADAPVPIVTPIVAPPRLAPTEATHRWAALLQQIFEVDPLACPTCHRTMRIVAFITQTAVIDQILTHLRTRAAAEARPGARSPPSTGASVARGARRRPIASSAPHHAP from the coding sequence ATGGGGCACGAGGCGCCAGCGGCCCTCGGCGTCTACAAGCCCCGGCGTCCGCAGGCGTCGCCGTTGTTTCGGTTGGTTTCGGAGCATGTGCACCGCCTGCAGACGGTGTACGACGAGCGCTTCGCGCGCGAGTACGGCCCGTGGCGCCCCGTGGTCGGGCAGGTCGCCGACAAGTTCCTCGCCTGCGGCGTGCTCGAGCACGGCTTCGCGCGCATTCGGTGTGACGACTGCACGCACGAGTACCTGCTCGCCTTCTCGTGCAAGTGTCGGTACTTCTGCCCCAGCTGCCACGCGAAGCGACTCGCGATCTGGGAGCAATGGCTCGACACCACGCTGCTCGCGCCCGTGCCGCACCGGCAAGTGGTCCTCACGATCCCGAAGCGGCTCCGCGCGTACTGCCTCTACCGCCGACGTCTCCTCGGGGAGATCGCCCGCGTGGCCGCGCGCACCCTCACGGCCGCGATCCGCACGCTGACGGGCGAGCGCGATCTCGCGGTGGAGATCGCGGTGGGGATCGTGGCGTGCCTGCAGACCCATGGCTCGCGTGCCAACTGGCATCCGCACCTCCACCTGCTCGTCACCGACGGCGGCTTCCGGCCCGACGGCACGTTCGTGTCGTGGCCGGTCCATGACACGGCGCGTCTCACGGAGGCCTTCCGCCGCGCCGTGCTCCGGCTGTTCGTGCGTTTGGAGCTCTTCGACGAGGACCAAGCCGCGGGGATGCTCACGTGGCCGCACTCGGGGTTCCATGTCCACACCGCCGTCTGGATCCCGGAGGATGATCGGGCGTTTGCGACCCGGCTTGCGCGGTACTGCGCACGGAACCCCGTGGCCCTGGAGCGGCTGACGTATGACCGCGCGGCGAAGGTCGTGACCTACCGCTCCGACAAGTCGGAGGGACCCACCGCCGGCACCGAGACCGCCGACCCGCTAGAGTTTCTCGCGCGACTGCTGACCCACATCCCCGACAAGGGGCAGGTGACCACGCGGTACTACGGGTGGTACGCCAATCGACCGCGCGGCATGCGGCGCCTGGCGGAGCCCGCCCCCGCCGATGCGCCCGTGCCGATCGTGACCCCGATCGTGGCCCCGCCGCGGCTCGCTCCCACCGAGGCGACGCACCGGTGGGCGGCGTTGCTGCAACAGATCTTCGAGGTCGACCCGCTGGCGTGCCCGACGTGCCACCGGACCATGCGGATCGTCGCGTTCATCACGCAGACCGCGGTGATCGACCAGATCCTGACGCACCTCCGCACCCGTGCCGCCGCCGAGGCGCGGCCCGGCGCGCGGAGTCCGCCCTCGACCGGCGCGTCAGTCGCTCGTGGCGCGCGTCGACGACCGATCGCGAGCTCCGCGCCCCACCACGCCCCCTGA
- a CDS encoding AAA family ATPase, translated as MSQGEVLVGPLAAEAGVKPLYQRLKIGLPRVRGDAPLDRSLARSTSRRTGRDPLLEQARILLGRIKQKRPEKSLLLTGLRGVGKTVLLNEIERQASAAGYRTIVIEAHENKPLGPLLAPYLRRVLYDLDRIAGAGDKAKRGLRVLRSFLGGLKVIYADIEVGLDIDPEQGSADSGDLGIDLPNLFVALGEAAEERKSAVAVLIDEVQYFTEKELGALIMAMHKVQQRQLPVVLLGAGLPILRGLAGESKSYAERLFSFPEVGALSEEDAAKALREPALAAGVVFEPDALNEVFRLTKGYPYFLQEWGYQSWNQAPTNTITLEVVRKATPTVIERLDQNFFRVRFDRLTPSEKRFLRAVAELGPGAHRTSDIADKLGVKVTSLGPVRAKLIKKGMVYSPAHGDMAFTVPLFDEFMRRAMPTFVP; from the coding sequence TTGTCGCAGGGCGAAGTACTCGTCGGTCCGCTCGCAGCAGAAGCTGGCGTTAAGCCTCTCTATCAAAGGCTTAAAATAGGTCTCCCCCGCGTACGCGGGGATGCACCCCTCGACAGAAGTCTCGCCCGTTCGACAAGCCGAAGAACAGGACGAGATCCTTTGCTCGAGCAGGCGCGGATTCTCCTCGGCAGGATCAAACAGAAACGGCCGGAGAAAAGTCTGCTGCTGACCGGCCTGCGGGGAGTGGGCAAGACAGTCCTGCTCAACGAGATCGAGCGGCAAGCGAGCGCTGCCGGCTACCGCACCATCGTCATCGAAGCGCATGAGAACAAGCCGCTCGGGCCACTGCTTGCCCCGTATCTGCGAAGAGTTCTGTACGACCTCGACCGTATTGCCGGCGCGGGGGACAAGGCAAAACGCGGGCTCCGTGTGCTGCGCAGTTTTCTCGGCGGCCTCAAAGTCATCTACGCGGACATCGAGGTCGGCTTGGACATCGATCCCGAGCAGGGTTCGGCCGACAGCGGGGACCTGGGAATCGATCTGCCCAACCTGTTCGTCGCTCTTGGCGAAGCCGCTGAGGAGAGGAAGAGTGCAGTGGCTGTGCTCATTGATGAGGTTCAGTATTTCACAGAGAAGGAACTCGGCGCCCTGATCATGGCGATGCACAAGGTGCAACAGCGCCAGCTTCCCGTGGTGTTGCTGGGCGCCGGTCTGCCCATCCTTCGGGGTCTCGCCGGCGAGTCGAAGTCCTATGCCGAACGACTCTTCAGCTTCCCGGAAGTCGGCGCCTTGTCGGAGGAGGACGCAGCAAAGGCGTTGCGCGAGCCGGCTCTCGCCGCCGGCGTCGTTTTCGAGCCAGATGCACTCAACGAAGTATTTCGGTTGACGAAAGGCTACCCCTATTTCCTACAGGAATGGGGATACCAATCGTGGAATCAGGCTCCCACCAACACCATCACTCTGGAAGTCGTTAGAAAGGCGACTCCGACAGTGATTGAAAGGCTGGACCAGAACTTCTTTCGCGTCCGCTTCGACCGGTTGACTCCCAGCGAAAAACGTTTTCTGCGAGCGGTCGCTGAGCTCGGACCGGGAGCTCACCGAACAAGTGACATTGCTGATAAGCTGGGAGTAAAAGTCACGAGCCTCGGGCCCGTTCGTGCAAAGCTGATCAAGAAGGGAATGGTGTACAGTCCAGCGCATGGCGACATGGCGTTCACTGTTCCTCTGTTCGACGAGTTCATGCGTCGGGCGATGCCAACGTTTGTCCCCTAG
- a CDS encoding type II toxin-antitoxin system PemK/MazF family toxin, with the protein MKRYEVRWASLDPTQGSEMAKTRPVVIVSLDALNERLQTITVCPLTTQLHPAWRTRLGVRVGRRHAEIAVDQIRTISKARLGNKVGTLSDDDARALRRLITEMYGE; encoded by the coding sequence GTGAAGCGCTATGAGGTTCGCTGGGCGTCGCTCGATCCCACGCAAGGCTCCGAGATGGCGAAGACCCGTCCAGTAGTGATCGTGAGCCTCGACGCGCTCAACGAACGCCTGCAGACCATCACCGTCTGTCCCCTCACGACGCAGCTTCATCCGGCGTGGCGCACACGCCTCGGCGTTCGCGTCGGCCGACGGCACGCCGAGATCGCGGTGGATCAGATCCGAACGATCAGCAAGGCTCGTCTCGGCAACAAGGTAGGGACACTGTCCGACGACGACGCACGAGCGCTGCGGCGACTCATCACCGAGATGTACGGGGAATAG
- a CDS encoding ATP-binding protein: protein MKPADYHPRAASNRIAELLGVLPVVVLTGARQTGKSRLLNSEVPLADHKIFTLDDIATRTEAQNDPTAFVARAPKMVIDEVQRVPELLIAVKAAVDREQQRTPGRFVLTGSANLLLMKQVSESLAGRAAYVTLEPMTRRELLGDASTGRWDTFFNNPQTEWVAKLSGSTATKQDWQAAARRGGFPYPALRLDTATRGNWFDGYIATYLERDLRELSAVDDLIAFRRAMQAFALRTGTPVNASAVAAELGLVARTLRRWLDLLDVSYQLLQLPAFTARRSTRLRKRPKYYWNDSGLALHLSGDAQPGGVHLETLVFTDLRAWAALDARRPSLMYWRDEENREVDFVIERDGKLLAVEVKATTRPTYDDWKHLRHFISEYKKTATGGLLLHGGDETFQAAQGIVAAPWWKVL from the coding sequence ATGAAGCCCGCTGATTACCACCCCAGAGCAGCCTCGAATCGAATCGCGGAACTACTTGGCGTACTGCCTGTGGTAGTGCTGACGGGCGCCCGACAAACTGGAAAGAGCCGTCTCCTCAACTCAGAGGTGCCGCTTGCCGACCATAAAATCTTCACTCTCGACGACATCGCGACCCGAACGGAAGCGCAGAACGATCCCACGGCGTTCGTTGCCCGCGCTCCGAAGATGGTCATCGATGAGGTTCAACGAGTTCCCGAACTACTCATCGCCGTAAAGGCGGCAGTTGACCGGGAACAGCAGCGAACACCAGGCAGGTTTGTTCTGACCGGATCGGCCAATCTTCTTCTAATGAAGCAGGTGAGCGAGTCCCTCGCGGGGCGCGCCGCATACGTCACGCTCGAGCCGATGACGCGTCGCGAATTGCTGGGAGACGCAAGCACCGGCAGGTGGGACACCTTCTTCAATAACCCTCAGACGGAATGGGTCGCCAAGCTCTCCGGGTCAACGGCGACAAAGCAGGATTGGCAGGCGGCAGCGCGGCGCGGTGGATTCCCGTATCCTGCGCTTCGTCTCGACACCGCAACGCGCGGCAACTGGTTCGACGGGTACATTGCGACGTACCTCGAACGAGACCTGAGAGAGCTGAGCGCGGTGGACGATCTCATCGCATTCCGAAGGGCGATGCAGGCGTTCGCTCTACGCACCGGTACTCCGGTCAACGCCTCCGCAGTCGCAGCCGAGCTCGGCCTTGTCGCGCGAACTCTACGCAGGTGGCTCGACCTGCTGGACGTGAGCTATCAGCTTCTCCAGCTTCCGGCGTTCACGGCACGCCGGTCGACGCGCCTCAGAAAACGCCCCAAGTACTATTGGAACGACTCAGGCCTCGCCCTTCACCTAAGTGGTGATGCGCAACCAGGCGGAGTACATCTCGAGACTCTGGTGTTCACCGATCTTCGTGCATGGGCCGCACTCGATGCGAGACGGCCTTCTCTGATGTACTGGCGCGATGAGGAAAACCGCGAAGTGGATTTCGTGATAGAACGCGACGGAAAACTGCTCGCGGTCGAAGTGAAAGCGACGACGCGTCCGACGTACGACGACTGGAAGCATCTTCGCCATTTCATTTCCGAATACAAGAAGACAGCAACAGGCGGACTGTTACTGCACGGTGGTGACGAAACGTTTCAAGCCGCGCAGGGCATCGTCGCGGCACCGTGGTGGAAAGTGCTGTGA
- a CDS encoding PLP-dependent transferase, with protein sequence MAIAPDDIRICLEDHPAGAPGADSMATPIVQTSLFAFPNYDALLAAGAKENRNNVYTRGQNPTVEVLERKLAALEQGEACKAFGSGMAAVSAVIMGLLSAGDHRPGGSGCYRSFEAFGLPGSSRLTRSRNSNSAF encoded by the coding sequence ATGGCAATCGCTCCCGATGATATCAGGATCTGCCTTGAGGACCATCCGGCCGGTGCGCCAGGTGCCGACTCGATGGCCACCCCGATCGTACAGACGTCCCTGTTCGCGTTCCCGAATTACGACGCTCTCCTTGCCGCCGGCGCGAAGGAGAATCGCAACAACGTCTATACGCGGGGTCAGAATCCCACTGTAGAAGTACTGGAGAGAAAGCTCGCCGCGCTCGAGCAGGGCGAGGCGTGCAAAGCCTTCGGATCAGGAATGGCGGCGGTGAGTGCGGTGATTATGGGGTTGCTCAGCGCCGGCGATCACCGCCCCGGTGGCAGCGGCTGCTACCGGTCGTTCGAGGCCTTCGGTTTACCAGGCAGTTCGAGACTTACAAGAAGCCGGAATTCTAATTCCGCTTTCTGA